In the Pithys albifrons albifrons isolate INPA30051 chromosome 3, PitAlb_v1, whole genome shotgun sequence genome, one interval contains:
- the ZC3HC1 gene encoding zinc finger C3HC-type protein 1 isoform X2 → MQGGAAERRARGIPAGTPAGTPTGVAAPPEPHAGSGRPRGAVTGAGGAGAAGGTLCGGAAFPGGPDRERDKMAAPGGGAKMAAPMGAVPGGGPGDGPGGAPRGPPPGTPRHVRDLLGRGIAARSPPSPRKDPPEPPESPNGCSQTENPWNSLECASREAYLSRVETFTPQRWAGKPRSLSPLACARLGWASVGPDLLRCCACRASLGARLGLPGDTQTYRERCAELERSLRSAHERFCFWPDSPCPDRFALLLVDEPQVLLQEFRERFRSLCPLELQLPSLRPEDLKAMALSEERLELLLELLRDGAEGADPGGKESLEKGADPGGKESLEALPAHAVPACVLALCGWSGSAGPVALPVISCSRCMRRVGLWAFQQLESAAPEPECGGSGGSERVPPAPTSPRRMLTRSRDMLPTGAEQEKSPSPSVCRARGRDSPNSTEQAEQEVSSPSLRSRPVTRSMGQGDTMEVPSSPARRAKRARLCSSSSSDNSMRSFFHPCSQHRDWCPWVSTAEGQESLEDTENPGKAEPGWQVVLNTLLGTLRDDPVPDTEPVSLSEKSCKVFRIFRQWESMNSS, encoded by the exons ATGCAGGGCGGAGCAGCGGAGCGCCGAGCGCGGGGGATCCCGGCGGGGACACCGGCGGGGACACCCACGGGGGTGGCGGCGCCCCCCGAGCCACACGCGGGGTCTGGGAGGCCGCGCGGGGCCGTTACCGGGGCCGGCGGCGCGGGGGCAGCGGGCGGAACGTTGTGTGGCGGGGCCGCGTTTCCGGGCGGGCCGGATCGGGAGAGGGACAAGATGGCGGCGCCCGGGGGAGGAGCCAAGATGGCGGCGCCCATGGGAGCGGTGCCGGGCGGGGGTCCCGGGGATGGGCCCGGGGGGGCTCCTCGGGGGCCGCCCCCCGGTACCCCCCGGCACGTCCGGGACCTGCTGGGCCGCGGCATCGCCGCCCGGAGCCCCCCGAGCCCGCG gAAGGACCCGCCGGAGCCGCCGGAGTCGCCCAATGGATGTTCCCAGACGGAAAATCCCTGGAATTCCCTGGAATGTGCCAGCAGGGAGGCCTATCTGAGCCGGGTGGAGACCTTCACC CCTCAGCGCTGGGCGGGCAAGCCGCGCTCTCTGTCCCCCCTGGCCTGTGCccggctgggctgggccagtgTGGGCCCCGACCTGCTGCGGTGCTGCGCCTGCCGAGCCAGCCTGGGCGCCCGGCTGGGGCTGCCCggggacacacagacat ACCGGGAACGCTGCGCGGAGCTGGAGCGGAGCCTGCGCTCGGCCCACGAGAGGTTCTGCTTCTGGCCCGACAGCCCCTGCCCGG ACCgctttgctctgctcctggTGGATGAGCCCCAGGTGCTCCTGCAGGAATTCCGGGAGCGATTCCGGAGCCTGTgccctctggagctgcagctgccctcGCTCCGGCCCGAGGACCTCAAAGCCATG GCGCTGTCGGAGGAgcggctggagctgctgctggagctgctgcggGACGGGGCGGAGGGAGCGGATCCCGGCGGGAAGGAATCCCTGGAGAAGGGAGCGGATCCCGGCGGGAAGGAATCCCTGGAGGCGCTCCCGGCACACGCGGTGCCCGCCTGTGTGCTGGCACTGTGCGGCTGGAGCGGCAG TGCCGGCCCGGTGGCGCTCCCGGTGATCTCCTGCTCCCGCTGCATGCGCAGGGTGGGGCTCTGGgccttccagcagctggaaTCGGCCGCTCCAGAGCCGGAATGCGGCGGCTCCGGCGGCTCCGAGCGCGTCCCGCCCGCGCCCACGTCCCCACGGCGGATGCTGACACGGAGCCGGGACATGCTGCCCACGGGAGCTGAGCAG gagaagaGCCCGTCCCCATCCGTGTGCCGCGCCCGGGGCCGGGATTCTCCCAATTCCACGGAGCAGGCGGAGCAGGAGGTGTCCAGCCCCAGCCTGCGCAGCCGCCCCGTCACCCGGAGCATGGGACAAGGGGACACCATGGAGGTGCCATCCAGCCCCGCCCGCAGGGCCAAGCGGGCCcggctctgctcctccagctcctcg gacaATTCCATGAGGAGCTTCTTCcacccctgctcccagcaccgGGATTGGTGTCCCTGGGTGAGCACGGCAGAGGGCCAGGAATCCCTGGAGGACACGGAGAATCCCGGGAAAGCCGAGCCGGGCTGGCAGGTGGTGCTGAACACCCTCCTGGGCACCCTCAGGGATGACCCAGTGCCCGACACGGAGCCAGTG AGCCTCTCGGAGAAGTCCTGCAAAGTGTTCCGCATTTTCCGGCAGTGGGAGAGCATGAACTCCTCCTGA
- the ZC3HC1 gene encoding zinc finger C3HC-type protein 1 isoform X1, whose protein sequence is MQGGAAERRARGIPAGTPAGTPTGVAAPPEPHAGSGRPRGAVTGAGGAGAAGGTLCGGAAFPGGPDRERDKMAAPGGGAKMAAPMGAVPGGGPGDGPGGAPRGPPPGTPRHVRDLLGRGIAARSPPSPRKDPPEPPESPNGCSQTENPWNSLECASREAYLSRVETFTPQRWAGKPRSLSPLACARLGWASVGPDLLRCCACRASLGARLGLPGDTQTYRERCAELERSLRSAHERFCFWPDSPCPDRFALLLVDEPQVLLQEFRERFRSLCPLELQLPSLRPEDLKAMALSEERLELLLELLRDGAEGADPGGKESLEKGADPGGKESLEALPAHAVPACVLALCGWSGSAGPVALPVISCSRCMRRVGLWAFQQLESAAPEPECGGSGGSERVPPAPTSPRRMLTRSRDMLPTGAEQQEKSPSPSVCRARGRDSPNSTEQAEQEVSSPSLRSRPVTRSMGQGDTMEVPSSPARRAKRARLCSSSSSDNSMRSFFHPCSQHRDWCPWVSTAEGQESLEDTENPGKAEPGWQVVLNTLLGTLRDDPVPDTEPVSLSEKSCKVFRIFRQWESMNSS, encoded by the exons ATGCAGGGCGGAGCAGCGGAGCGCCGAGCGCGGGGGATCCCGGCGGGGACACCGGCGGGGACACCCACGGGGGTGGCGGCGCCCCCCGAGCCACACGCGGGGTCTGGGAGGCCGCGCGGGGCCGTTACCGGGGCCGGCGGCGCGGGGGCAGCGGGCGGAACGTTGTGTGGCGGGGCCGCGTTTCCGGGCGGGCCGGATCGGGAGAGGGACAAGATGGCGGCGCCCGGGGGAGGAGCCAAGATGGCGGCGCCCATGGGAGCGGTGCCGGGCGGGGGTCCCGGGGATGGGCCCGGGGGGGCTCCTCGGGGGCCGCCCCCCGGTACCCCCCGGCACGTCCGGGACCTGCTGGGCCGCGGCATCGCCGCCCGGAGCCCCCCGAGCCCGCG gAAGGACCCGCCGGAGCCGCCGGAGTCGCCCAATGGATGTTCCCAGACGGAAAATCCCTGGAATTCCCTGGAATGTGCCAGCAGGGAGGCCTATCTGAGCCGGGTGGAGACCTTCACC CCTCAGCGCTGGGCGGGCAAGCCGCGCTCTCTGTCCCCCCTGGCCTGTGCccggctgggctgggccagtgTGGGCCCCGACCTGCTGCGGTGCTGCGCCTGCCGAGCCAGCCTGGGCGCCCGGCTGGGGCTGCCCggggacacacagacat ACCGGGAACGCTGCGCGGAGCTGGAGCGGAGCCTGCGCTCGGCCCACGAGAGGTTCTGCTTCTGGCCCGACAGCCCCTGCCCGG ACCgctttgctctgctcctggTGGATGAGCCCCAGGTGCTCCTGCAGGAATTCCGGGAGCGATTCCGGAGCCTGTgccctctggagctgcagctgccctcGCTCCGGCCCGAGGACCTCAAAGCCATG GCGCTGTCGGAGGAgcggctggagctgctgctggagctgctgcggGACGGGGCGGAGGGAGCGGATCCCGGCGGGAAGGAATCCCTGGAGAAGGGAGCGGATCCCGGCGGGAAGGAATCCCTGGAGGCGCTCCCGGCACACGCGGTGCCCGCCTGTGTGCTGGCACTGTGCGGCTGGAGCGGCAG TGCCGGCCCGGTGGCGCTCCCGGTGATCTCCTGCTCCCGCTGCATGCGCAGGGTGGGGCTCTGGgccttccagcagctggaaTCGGCCGCTCCAGAGCCGGAATGCGGCGGCTCCGGCGGCTCCGAGCGCGTCCCGCCCGCGCCCACGTCCCCACGGCGGATGCTGACACGGAGCCGGGACATGCTGCCCACGGGAGCTGAGCAG caggagaagaGCCCGTCCCCATCCGTGTGCCGCGCCCGGGGCCGGGATTCTCCCAATTCCACGGAGCAGGCGGAGCAGGAGGTGTCCAGCCCCAGCCTGCGCAGCCGCCCCGTCACCCGGAGCATGGGACAAGGGGACACCATGGAGGTGCCATCCAGCCCCGCCCGCAGGGCCAAGCGGGCCcggctctgctcctccagctcctcg gacaATTCCATGAGGAGCTTCTTCcacccctgctcccagcaccgGGATTGGTGTCCCTGGGTGAGCACGGCAGAGGGCCAGGAATCCCTGGAGGACACGGAGAATCCCGGGAAAGCCGAGCCGGGCTGGCAGGTGGTGCTGAACACCCTCCTGGGCACCCTCAGGGATGACCCAGTGCCCGACACGGAGCCAGTG AGCCTCTCGGAGAAGTCCTGCAAAGTGTTCCGCATTTTCCGGCAGTGGGAGAGCATGAACTCCTCCTGA